The following proteins come from a genomic window of Galactobacillus timonensis:
- a CDS encoding DEAD/DEAH box helicase yields the protein MNVFDRYAPFIQDYIYRSGWKSLRAVQNAAGEAIFNTDDNVLLTASTASGKTEAAFFPILTLLDENPSSTVGVLYIAPLKALINDQFGRLNELCMDEGIAVTRWHGDASQTQKRRLLKKPSGILQITPESLESLLINKHMEIPSLFGDLRFIVIDEIHSLLRGDRGLQTFCLIERLCRIAGCDPRRIGLSATIGNPEDAGRFLSAGSQRKTIIPKFEGGKEVWRLSMEHFYNSAPQADEGKTLSQKTPPMEEVSDPAPKNADPGIGYIFEHTMGRKCLIFTNSREECESVCQSLRQYCEANHEPDRFLIHHGNLSASYRESAEEEMKDDDSQMSVCATATLELGIDIGKLERAFQIDAPFTVSGFLQRMGRTGRRGQPSEMWFVMREDHMEARALLPASIPWYLIQGIALVQLYIEERFVEPPRMDRLPYSLLYHQTMSTLASQGEMTPAELASRVLTLSCFSKITQDDYRLLLRHLIEIDHINRTENGGLIVGLAGERVVNNYKFYAVFQQNVEYTVRSGSEQLGTIVKPAPVGDKIAIAGRVWVVEEVDHKRREVYCTLVKGNIPAYFGDVAGDIHTRILERMYGVLSEDKEYPYLMPHAVCRLADARETFRKSLMSQRPLVPLGGKMWVLFPWLGSYAFLALERFLKLRCGERLGLKGLQSSRPYYMQFTMQVSEAEFYQIVCEEAAKDFDALELVYPNEVPVFEKYDEYVPEELVRKGFAHGVLDMNGMKKRVLSWKKYTE from the coding sequence ATGAACGTATTTGATCGTTATGCCCCGTTTATTCAGGACTACATCTACCGCTCAGGGTGGAAGAGTCTTCGTGCCGTGCAGAATGCGGCAGGCGAAGCCATCTTCAATACCGATGACAATGTTCTGCTTACTGCTTCAACTGCCTCCGGAAAGACGGAAGCCGCTTTCTTTCCGATCCTGACTCTGCTGGATGAAAATCCCTCAAGTACCGTCGGCGTCCTTTATATCGCTCCCTTGAAGGCATTGATTAATGATCAGTTCGGCCGTCTCAATGAGCTTTGCATGGATGAAGGGATTGCCGTCACACGCTGGCACGGGGATGCCTCTCAGACACAGAAGCGCAGACTGCTGAAAAAGCCTTCCGGCATTCTTCAGATCACGCCCGAATCATTGGAATCACTTCTCATCAACAAGCATATGGAGATTCCGTCCCTGTTTGGCGATCTTCGCTTCATTGTGATTGACGAGATCCATTCCCTGCTGCGCGGTGACAGAGGTCTGCAGACGTTCTGTCTCATTGAACGTCTCTGCCGGATTGCGGGCTGTGATCCGCGAAGAATCGGCCTTTCCGCAACCATCGGAAATCCGGAAGATGCCGGCAGATTTCTGTCGGCCGGCAGTCAAAGAAAAACGATCATTCCAAAGTTTGAAGGCGGAAAGGAAGTATGGCGGCTTTCCATGGAACACTTCTATAACAGTGCACCGCAGGCCGATGAAGGAAAGACACTATCACAGAAGACGCCGCCGATGGAAGAAGTCAGCGACCCGGCACCGAAAAATGCCGATCCCGGCATTGGCTATATCTTTGAACACACCATGGGAAGAAAATGTCTCATCTTCACCAATTCCCGCGAAGAGTGTGAATCCGTCTGTCAGAGTCTTCGCCAGTACTGTGAAGCCAATCATGAACCGGACCGCTTCCTGATCCACCATGGCAACCTTTCCGCATCCTATCGGGAAAGCGCCGAAGAAGAGATGAAGGATGATGACTCACAGATGAGTGTCTGCGCCACGGCGACACTGGAGCTTGGCATTGATATCGGAAAGCTCGAGCGTGCCTTTCAGATTGATGCGCCGTTTACTGTCTCCGGCTTTCTGCAGCGGATGGGACGGACCGGAAGACGCGGACAGCCTTCCGAAATGTGGTTCGTCATGCGCGAAGATCATATGGAGGCCCGCGCCCTGTTGCCTGCAAGCATACCATGGTATCTCATCCAGGGCATCGCGCTGGTGCAGCTGTATATAGAAGAGCGCTTCGTGGAGCCGCCGCGCATGGATCGTCTCCCCTACAGTCTTCTCTACCATCAGACGATGAGTACTCTGGCTTCCCAGGGCGAGATGACGCCTGCCGAGCTTGCGTCACGGGTACTGACGCTGAGCTGTTTCAGTAAGATTACGCAGGATGATTACCGGCTGCTGTTAAGGCATCTAATTGAGATCGACCATATCAACCGCACGGAAAACGGTGGACTGATTGTCGGTCTGGCCGGTGAGCGGGTTGTAAACAATTACAAATTCTACGCCGTGTTTCAGCAAAACGTAGAATATACGGTCCGCTCCGGTTCCGAGCAGCTTGGCACCATTGTCAAACCCGCCCCTGTCGGGGACAAAATTGCGATTGCCGGCCGCGTGTGGGTCGTGGAGGAAGTTGATCATAAGCGCCGTGAAGTGTACTGTACGCTTGTCAAGGGCAATATTCCAGCATACTTCGGTGATGTGGCCGGCGATATTCATACACGCATTCTGGAACGCATGTATGGCGTACTGAGCGAAGATAAGGAATATCCCTACCTGATGCCCCATGCCGTCTGCCGACTGGCGGATGCGCGGGAAACATTTAGAAAATCACTGATGTCCCAGCGTCCCCTGGTACCGCTTGGCGGAAAGATGTGGGTACTGTTCCCGTGGCTTGGCAGCTATGCCTTCCTGGCACTGGAACGGTTTCTGAAGCTGCGCTGCGGCGAGAGGCTTGGTCTCAAGGGGCTGCAGTCGTCTCGTCCCTACTATATGCAGTTCACCATGCAGGTAAGTGAAGCAGAGTTCTATCAGATCGTCTGTGAAGAGGCTGCGAAGGACTTTGATGCACTTGAACTTGTCTATCCAAACGAAGTTCCGGTATTTGAGAAGTACGATGAATATGTTCCTGAAGAACTCGTGCGCAAAGGCTTTGCCCATGGCGTACTGGATATGAACGGTATGAAGAAGCGTGTTCTTTCCTGGAAGAAGTATACAGAATGA
- a CDS encoding ATP-binding protein: MNNNKKVPKRISQTVLNSLKGGVVPRIGLPYITVGRKNEIAALLHDVDIISEGGASFRFIVGRYGSGKSFLLQTIRNYAMDRGFVVADGDLSPERRLQGTRGQGLATYRELISNLSTKTKPEGGALTLLLDRWISSVQNEAVQETGLLPGDPALTTATDRKIYAVTSSLSELVHGFEFARLLSTYYHATMEGDDALKAKVVRWFRGEYSLKSEARQELGVNIIITDEDWYDYLKIFASFFRMAGYAGMLIMIDELVNIYKIPNAITRQYNYEKILTMYNDTLQGKAHYLGILMGATPQALEDRRRGIYSYEALRSRLAEGRFSRPGARDLLAPVIRLEPLTAEEMLVLCEKLADMHAGLYSYERKITTDDLAGFIKIEYGRIGADQNITPREVIRDFIELLDLLYQNPDMTLAQLLQSDEFTYTKSEAVSDEADQGYTEFTV, translated from the coding sequence ATGAACAACAATAAGAAAGTACCGAAACGCATTTCACAGACCGTTCTGAATTCACTGAAAGGCGGCGTCGTTCCGCGCATCGGTCTGCCGTATATTACCGTCGGCCGTAAAAATGAGATCGCAGCACTGCTTCATGATGTCGACATTATTTCGGAAGGCGGCGCATCGTTCCGTTTCATCGTTGGACGCTATGGAAGCGGAAAGAGTTTCCTGCTGCAGACGATCCGCAACTATGCCATGGACCGCGGCTTTGTCGTCGCTGACGGGGATCTTTCGCCAGAGCGCCGCCTGCAGGGTACGCGCGGCCAGGGGCTTGCGACCTACCGTGAACTGATCTCCAACCTCTCAACAAAAACAAAGCCAGAAGGAGGTGCACTGACACTCCTGCTTGATCGCTGGATCAGCAGTGTACAGAATGAAGCCGTACAGGAAACCGGACTGCTGCCAGGTGATCCTGCCCTGACCACCGCAACGGACAGGAAGATCTACGCCGTCACGTCTTCACTCAGCGAGCTGGTGCACGGCTTTGAATTTGCCCGCCTGCTTTCCACCTACTACCATGCGACCATGGAAGGCGACGATGCCCTCAAGGCAAAGGTTGTCCGCTGGTTCCGTGGCGAATACAGTCTCAAAAGTGAAGCCAGGCAGGAACTCGGCGTCAATATCATCATTACCGACGAAGACTGGTACGACTATCTGAAGATCTTCGCATCCTTCTTCCGCATGGCCGGATATGCAGGCATGTTAATCATGATTGATGAACTCGTCAACATCTACAAGATTCCCAATGCCATCACCCGCCAGTACAACTATGAAAAGATCCTTACCATGTATAACGACACGCTGCAGGGCAAAGCACATTATCTCGGCATCCTCATGGGCGCAACTCCACAGGCCCTCGAAGACAGGCGCCGCGGCATCTACAGCTACGAAGCATTGCGTTCAAGACTTGCCGAAGGCCGCTTCTCAAGGCCGGGTGCACGCGATCTGCTCGCCCCTGTCATCCGTCTGGAGCCGCTAACGGCGGAAGAGATGCTCGTCCTGTGTGAAAAGCTGGCAGACATGCACGCAGGTCTTTACAGCTATGAACGGAAGATCACAACGGATGATCTCGCCGGCTTCATCAAGATTGAATACGGACGCATCGGTGCCGATCAGAACATCACGCCCCGCGAAGTGATCCGCGACTTCATTGAGCTTCTTGACCTTCTGTATCAAAATCCTGACATGACCCTCGCACAGCTGCTGCAGTCGGATGAATTTACCTACACAAAATCTGAAGCAGTTTCTGATGAGGCGGATCAGGGTTATACGGAGTTCACAGTATGA
- the serS gene encoding serine--tRNA ligase — protein sequence MIDIKLIRENPDFVKENIKKKFQDEKLPLVDEVRDLDEKYRAAKQHGDDLRAERNRVSKQIGALMREGKKEDAESCKQRVKDVDKELETLEVEENNMQEEIRKRMLVIPQIIDPSVPIGKDDSENVELQKFGEPVVPDFEIPYHTDIMESLDGLDLDSARETTGNGFYYLMGDVARLHSSILSYARDFMINEGFTYFVPPFMIHGNVVNGVMSFTEMQNMMYKIEGEDLYLIGTSEHSMVGRFIGETLKKENLPYTLTSYSPCFRKEVGAHGIEERGLYRVHQFEKQEMVVVCEPEDSAMWYDRLWNISVKFFRSLDIPVRTIECCSGDLADLKVKSCDVEAWSPRQKKYFEVGSCSNLGDAQARRLGIRIKGEKGNYFAHTLNNTVVAPPRMLIAFFENNLQRDGSVKIPEPLQPYMGGQKVLVPKDKKKNMF from the coding sequence ATGATTGACATTAAGCTTATTCGTGAGAATCCGGACTTCGTCAAAGAAAATATCAAGAAGAAGTTCCAGGACGAAAAACTTCCGCTGGTCGATGAGGTGCGCGACCTGGATGAAAAGTACCGCGCCGCCAAACAGCACGGCGATGATTTGCGTGCAGAGCGCAACCGTGTATCCAAGCAGATCGGCGCACTGATGCGCGAGGGCAAGAAGGAAGATGCGGAATCGTGCAAACAGCGCGTTAAGGACGTAGACAAGGAACTCGAAACTCTTGAAGTTGAAGAAAACAATATGCAGGAGGAGATCCGCAAGCGGATGCTCGTAATCCCGCAGATCATTGATCCGTCTGTTCCCATTGGCAAGGACGACAGTGAGAATGTTGAGCTGCAGAAATTCGGTGAGCCGGTTGTTCCGGATTTTGAGATCCCGTATCACACGGATATCATGGAGTCTCTCGATGGTCTGGATCTGGACAGTGCACGTGAGACGACAGGCAACGGCTTCTACTACCTGATGGGAGATGTTGCCCGCCTTCATTCTTCCATTCTGAGCTATGCCCGTGACTTCATGATCAATGAAGGCTTCACCTATTTCGTTCCGCCGTTCATGATTCATGGCAACGTTGTCAACGGTGTCATGTCCTTCACGGAAATGCAGAACATGATGTACAAGATCGAAGGCGAGGATCTGTATCTGATCGGTACGTCTGAGCACTCGATGGTCGGCCGCTTCATCGGCGAGACACTGAAGAAGGAGAACCTTCCGTATACTTTGACATCCTACAGCCCCTGCTTCCGCAAGGAAGTCGGCGCCCATGGCATTGAGGAGCGCGGCCTGTATCGTGTCCATCAGTTTGAGAAGCAGGAGATGGTTGTCGTCTGTGAGCCGGAGGATTCTGCCATGTGGTATGACCGTCTCTGGAATATTTCAGTCAAGTTCTTCCGTTCTCTCGATATCCCGGTGCGTACGATTGAGTGCTGCTCGGGCGACCTTGCAGATCTGAAGGTGAAGTCCTGCGACGTTGAGGCTTGGTCTCCGCGTCAGAAGAAGTATTTCGAAGTCGGCAGCTGCTCTAACCTCGGTGATGCACAGGCACGCCGTCTTGGCATCCGCATCAAGGGTGAGAAGGGCAATTACTTCGCTCATACACTGAACAACACCGTTGTCGCCCCGCCTCGTATGCTGATTGCATTTTTCGAGAACAACCTGCAGAGAGACGGCTCCGTCAAGATTCCTGAGCCGCTGCAGCCGTACATGGGCGGCCAGAAGGTCCTTGTTCCGAAGGATAAGAAGAAGAACATGTTCTGA
- a CDS encoding nucleoside deaminase — protein MHSDEYFMQEALKEAQKAAEIDEVPVGAVIVRDNEIVARAHNMREHYQQANAHAEMLAIEEASKVLGTWSLDDCDLYVTLEPCMMCTGVIGLSRIRNLYYGTADPKGGCTETLVQVKQLKHIGSYPKTIWSGILQKECSEILSTFFAERRNRPRKQTGTNR, from the coding sequence ATGCACAGTGACGAATATTTTATGCAGGAAGCTCTGAAAGAGGCACAGAAGGCGGCAGAGATCGATGAGGTACCGGTCGGCGCCGTGATCGTGCGCGACAATGAGATCGTTGCCCGTGCCCACAATATGCGGGAACATTACCAGCAGGCAAATGCCCATGCCGAGATGCTTGCAATTGAAGAAGCTTCGAAGGTACTTGGAACCTGGAGTCTGGATGACTGCGATCTGTATGTGACACTGGAGCCGTGCATGATGTGCACAGGTGTTATTGGACTGAGCCGGATCCGCAACCTGTACTATGGAACCGCTGATCCAAAGGGCGGATGCACTGAGACGCTGGTTCAGGTGAAACAGCTGAAACACATCGGCAGCTATCCGAAGACGATCTGGTCCGGAATTCTGCAGAAAGAATGTTCTGAGATACTTTCTACATTCTTTGCTGAGCGCAGAAATCGTCCACGAAAACAAACCGGAACAAACAGGTAA
- a CDS encoding TerB N-terminal domain-containing protein, translated as MELSQLITYAKDKYQIKPQYRLKDFPGFPVLCHPGTKKDIAFLMQQYDSETGEFIECCDLKCSPNDNIPRNVSWISRPFHKKGPNWIGISFTQDTDADAVFHLFDQAVQMENQSGCTIVLDEISNAADKSYHDTPLPFSDSSYRPAKEVMPDRLRRLIRMFSYFRHSPNIRAKEFYEQAKFMENYTDDVPWTGSFFTYFPTYQDLTTTQLRGYFSWRTRVRNGEYTPISSSAAHIYIYELLNGIGTSSAEDALQKMKDFESGFIDSGIGDENLRPGLDEWMVSFAILHALPSDLIKDHIDKKMMQKDEALAALRSPAESRDEQIFSALCLLAPGALSNSAVVSMDRTRAVHLFSEAWRSASHYIHNGMDLFTLCFGKPIEWRWLPLNNTVYYRPDSYPDADYILDPVRSYYCRHNVWKTRSYDSLYFDKDLFNGFLHETDRLLRKYLKTGRKLKQRTSEEWADPYVNAVIEADRKAVLEASRPKISIDLSELDQIRSDSLITRNSLLTEEDLQELNETQVETVPEPETKNTDEAQNTAAVPLNAVEAKILRKLLRYEDPSSLIRKNHLTPALTADKINEAMFDEIGDTILACEDDQLSIVEDYREDLARLLGGTQ; from the coding sequence GTGGAACTGTCGCAGCTTATTACATACGCAAAAGACAAATATCAGATCAAGCCACAGTACAGGTTGAAGGACTTTCCCGGCTTTCCCGTTCTCTGTCATCCGGGGACAAAAAAAGATATCGCCTTTCTGATGCAGCAGTATGACAGCGAAACCGGAGAGTTCATTGAATGCTGCGATCTCAAGTGCAGTCCGAACGATAACATACCGCGAAATGTGTCGTGGATTTCCCGCCCCTTCCACAAGAAAGGCCCCAACTGGATCGGCATATCCTTCACCCAAGACACGGACGCTGATGCCGTATTCCATCTTTTTGATCAGGCCGTTCAGATGGAAAATCAGTCCGGCTGTACCATTGTTCTGGATGAAATATCAAATGCAGCAGACAAAAGTTATCATGATACGCCGCTGCCGTTTTCCGACAGTTCCTACCGTCCCGCAAAAGAAGTCATGCCGGACAGACTTCGCAGATTGATCCGGATGTTTTCCTACTTCCGCCATTCTCCTAACATACGTGCAAAGGAATTCTATGAACAGGCAAAGTTCATGGAAAACTACACGGATGACGTACCATGGACGGGCAGCTTCTTCACCTATTTTCCTACCTATCAGGATCTGACAACCACGCAGCTGCGCGGATATTTTTCCTGGCGCACCAGAGTAAGAAACGGTGAGTATACGCCGATCTCTTCTTCTGCAGCCCATATTTATATTTACGAACTGCTCAACGGCATCGGAACCAGCTCTGCGGAAGATGCGCTGCAGAAGATGAAGGATTTTGAGTCCGGCTTTATTGACTCCGGCATCGGCGACGAAAACCTACGTCCCGGCCTGGATGAATGGATGGTGAGCTTTGCCATTCTGCACGCTCTTCCCTCAGATCTGATCAAGGATCACATTGATAAAAAAATGATGCAGAAAGATGAAGCCCTTGCCGCACTGCGCAGCCCCGCGGAATCGAGAGATGAACAGATCTTCTCTGCATTGTGTTTGCTCGCTCCAGGGGCACTGTCCAACTCAGCCGTCGTATCCATGGACAGAACCCGCGCCGTCCACCTCTTCAGTGAAGCATGGCGTTCCGCGTCACATTACATCCATAATGGTATGGATCTTTTTACGCTGTGCTTTGGAAAGCCGATTGAGTGGCGGTGGCTGCCCCTCAATAACACAGTCTATTATCGTCCGGATTCATATCCTGACGCTGACTATATCCTGGATCCAGTCCGTTCCTATTATTGCCGTCACAACGTATGGAAAACCAGGTCTTACGATTCTCTGTATTTTGACAAAGATTTATTCAATGGCTTTCTTCATGAAACAGACCGCCTGCTGCGAAAATATCTGAAGACCGGAAGAAAACTGAAACAGCGAACGAGCGAAGAATGGGCAGATCCTTATGTCAACGCCGTCATTGAAGCAGACAGAAAAGCGGTTCTTGAAGCATCACGTCCAAAGATCAGCATCGACCTTTCCGAACTGGACCAGATCCGCAGCGACTCTCTGATTACGCGTAACAGCCTGCTTACCGAAGAGGATCTGCAGGAATTGAATGAAACACAGGTGGAAACAGTTCCAGAACCGGAAACGAAAAATACAGATGAAGCACAGAATACTGCGGCTGTACCATTAAATGCAGTCGAAGCCAAAATCCTGCGAAAGCTGTTACGTTACGAAGATCCTTCATCGCTGATACGGAAGAATCACCTCACTCCTGCTCTGACTGCAGACAAGATCAATGAAGCCATGTTTGATGAAATCGGTGATACCATTCTTGCCTGCGAAGATGATCAGTTATCCATCGTTGAAGATTACCGGGAGGATCTTGCCCGACTGCTTGGAGGCACACAATGA